The proteins below come from a single Carboxydocella sporoproducens DSM 16521 genomic window:
- the glgP gene encoding alpha-glucan family phosphorylase: protein MQYQQQKTLPRVAYFCMEYGLHPQLPIYAGGLGILAGDYLKAARDMGLPVVGIGILWAQDYTEQYIGADGRPYDVFPTYDYSFLQDTGVTVTVNVRGEEVVCRIKKVDQYGNAPLYLLDTNYPGSRHGWITSKLYGGSNQDRVAQEIVLGIGGVRALRALGIEVDIYHFNEGHAVFAGLELVREKMAQGLSFQEAWRAARRQIVFTTHTPVPAGNEIHDHGLLQYMGAYNGLTYEQMKMIGGDPFGMTVAGLRLSCIANGVSRIHGEVARRMWKEVSNSAPIISVTNGVHDRTWQDPAIWDAYQKGQSLWPAHQAAKQRLIDFIRQRTGTPLNPSALLVGFARRAAPYKRSDLIFRNTSLIEPLLLNGKLQLVFSGKAHPADEHGKNIIADLVKMDRRFGDAVVFLENYNMEVAKYLVQGCDVWLNNPRRPLEASGTSGMKAAMNGVLNLSVVDGWVAEGPQHGISGWLLDHVIEKNAAHWDQDAEDLKALYHILVNEVIPTYYEDKDRWGRMMRASIEMSREKFSAHRMIREYYEQLYSKGGRDPERRTFIHITSEGMDVFQSVLPEAAH, encoded by the coding sequence TTGCAGTACCAGCAACAAAAAACCCTGCCCAGGGTAGCATATTTTTGTATGGAATATGGTCTTCACCCCCAGCTCCCTATTTATGCCGGTGGACTGGGAATTTTAGCCGGTGATTATCTCAAGGCGGCCCGGGACATGGGCTTGCCGGTAGTAGGTATCGGTATCCTCTGGGCTCAGGATTATACTGAACAATACATCGGGGCCGATGGTCGTCCCTATGATGTTTTCCCGACTTATGACTACAGTTTCCTGCAGGACACAGGTGTAACGGTTACCGTGAATGTGCGGGGCGAGGAAGTGGTTTGCCGCATCAAAAAAGTGGACCAGTATGGCAATGCTCCCCTATACCTGCTGGACACCAACTATCCCGGCAGCCGTCACGGCTGGATTACCTCCAAACTCTACGGCGGCAGCAACCAGGACCGGGTGGCCCAGGAAATTGTGCTGGGTATCGGCGGAGTGCGGGCTCTGAGGGCCCTGGGCATAGAAGTGGATATTTATCATTTCAATGAAGGCCACGCCGTTTTTGCCGGGCTGGAACTGGTCCGGGAAAAAATGGCCCAGGGCCTCTCTTTTCAGGAAGCCTGGCGGGCCGCCCGGCGGCAGATAGTGTTTACCACCCATACTCCGGTGCCGGCAGGCAATGAAATCCATGATCACGGCCTGTTACAATATATGGGGGCATATAATGGCCTGACTTATGAGCAAATGAAAATGATTGGTGGCGATCCCTTCGGGATGACGGTAGCCGGTTTGCGGCTCTCCTGTATTGCTAACGGAGTCTCCCGTATCCACGGGGAAGTAGCCCGCCGGATGTGGAAGGAGGTAAGCAATTCTGCCCCCATCATTTCCGTCACCAATGGAGTACATGATCGCACCTGGCAGGATCCGGCCATCTGGGATGCCTATCAGAAGGGACAAAGTCTCTGGCCGGCCCACCAGGCAGCCAAACAGCGCTTAATCGATTTCATCCGCCAGCGTACCGGTACGCCTTTAAATCCCAGTGCCCTGCTGGTAGGATTTGCCCGGCGGGCTGCCCCGTATAAACGCTCGGACCTGATTTTTCGCAATACTTCCCTGATCGAGCCCCTGCTGCTGAACGGCAAATTGCAGCTGGTCTTTTCCGGTAAAGCTCATCCTGCTGATGAACATGGCAAAAATATTATCGCCGACCTGGTCAAAATGGACCGCCGCTTTGGCGATGCCGTCGTCTTCCTGGAAAACTACAACATGGAAGTGGCCAAATACCTGGTTCAGGGCTGTGATGTCTGGCTCAATAACCCCAGGCGGCCCTTAGAAGCCAGCGGTACTTCGGGCATGAAGGCTGCCATGAATGGAGTGCTGAACCTGAGTGTCGTGGATGGCTGGGTAGCCGAAGGTCCCCAGCATGGTATCAGCGGCTGGCTGCTGGACCATGTAATTGAGAAAAATGCCGCCCACTGGGATCAGGACGCCGAGGATCTGAAGGCCCTCTATCATATTCTGGTCAATGAAGTAATCCCCACCTACTATGAAGACAAGGACCGCTGGGGCCGGATGATGCGGGCCAGTATCGAAATGTCCCGGGAAAAATTCTCCGCCCATCGTATGATCCGGGAATATTATGAACAGCTCTACAGCAAAGGTGGGCGTGACCCTGAACGACGCACCTTTATCCATATCACTTCCGAAGGTATGGATGTTTTTCAGTCTGTGCTGCCGGAAGCCGCCCATTAA
- the rplT gene encoding 50S ribosomal protein L20: protein MPRVKGGTVTRRRHKKILKLAKGYWGAKSKKFRMANQQVMKSLMYAYRDRKDRKGEFRKLWIARINAAARMNGISYSRLINGLKKAGIEINRKMLADLAVNDMQAFSQLVEKAKASL from the coding sequence ATGCCGCGCGTTAAAGGTGGTACCGTAACACGGAGAAGACATAAAAAGATTTTGAAACTGGCCAAAGGCTACTGGGGTGCTAAGTCCAAGAAATTCCGCATGGCTAACCAGCAGGTGATGAAGTCCCTGATGTATGCCTACCGGGACCGGAAGGATCGCAAGGGCGAATTCCGCAAACTGTGGATTGCCCGGATCAATGCTGCTGCCCGGATGAATGGCATCTCCTATAGCCGCTTGATCAATGGCCTGAAAAAGGCCGGTATCGAAATCAACCGGAAGATGCTGGCCGACCTGGCTGTCAATGATATGCAGGCTTTCAGCCAGCTGGTGGAAAAAGCCAAGGCCAGCCTGTAA
- the thrS gene encoding threonine--tRNA ligase, protein MAEQLEITLKDGSVREYPQGTTVAEVAASIGRGLAKAALAGKMNDRIIDLHQPLPGSGALEIITAESPEALEILRHSAAHIMAAAVQKLYPGTKFGIGPAIADGFYYDFDSPHTFTPEDFAAIEAEMARLVKEDLPFIRKEISREEALALFGKRGEIYKVEIINDLPEDAVISIYQVGDFVDLCAGPHLPSSGRIKAFKIMSIAGAYWRGSEKNKMLQRLYATAFFKKEDLEQYLFRLEEAKRRDHRKIGQELKLFDIMDEGPGFPFFFPKGMIIRNELESFWREEHRKAGYQEIRTPIILNRQLWERSGHWAHYKENMYFTKIDDEDYAVKPMNCPGAILVYRSQLHSYRDLPLRYGEMGLVHRHEKSGVLHGLMRVRCFTQDDAHIFMLPEQIKDEILGVIELIDKFYSTFGFEYKVELSTRPEDSMGSDEIWELATSALREALEARGMEYKVNEGDGAFYGPKIDFHLKDCLGRTWQCGTIQLDFQMPEKFDLTYVGEDGQKHRPVMIHRVVFGSIERFIGILTEHFAGAFPVWLAPVQVKLLTVTDRARDYAVKLYQQLQGAGIRVELDDRNEKIGYKIREAQLEKVPYMLVLGDREVEAGTVAVRRRGQGDLGSMTPEELQERVLLEIREKALD, encoded by the coding sequence ATGGCTGAACAGTTAGAGATTACTTTGAAAGATGGCTCAGTGCGAGAGTATCCGCAGGGAACTACAGTAGCAGAGGTAGCGGCCAGTATCGGCCGGGGTTTGGCCAAAGCCGCTCTGGCGGGGAAAATGAATGACAGGATTATCGATTTGCATCAGCCTTTACCTGGTTCGGGGGCGCTGGAGATTATCACAGCTGAGAGCCCGGAAGCGCTGGAAATCCTGCGCCATAGTGCCGCTCATATTATGGCGGCTGCCGTGCAGAAACTTTACCCTGGTACTAAATTTGGGATTGGTCCGGCCATTGCCGATGGTTTTTACTATGACTTTGACAGCCCCCATACCTTTACTCCCGAGGATTTTGCCGCTATCGAGGCGGAAATGGCCCGATTGGTCAAAGAGGATTTGCCCTTTATCCGTAAGGAAATCAGCCGGGAGGAGGCGCTGGCCCTGTTCGGGAAACGGGGAGAAATCTACAAGGTGGAGATCATCAATGACCTGCCGGAAGATGCGGTGATCAGCATTTACCAGGTGGGGGATTTTGTTGACCTCTGTGCCGGGCCCCATTTGCCCTCCAGTGGCCGGATCAAGGCTTTCAAGATCATGAGCATTGCCGGAGCCTACTGGCGGGGCAGTGAAAAGAACAAGATGCTGCAGCGCCTTTATGCTACTGCCTTTTTCAAAAAGGAAGACCTGGAACAGTATCTGTTCCGGCTGGAAGAGGCCAAACGCCGGGATCATCGCAAAATCGGCCAGGAATTGAAGCTGTTTGATATTATGGATGAAGGCCCTGGTTTTCCTTTCTTCTTCCCCAAAGGGATGATAATTCGCAATGAACTGGAGAGTTTCTGGCGGGAAGAGCATCGCAAGGCGGGTTATCAGGAAATCCGTACTCCTATCATCCTGAACCGGCAGCTCTGGGAGCGTTCTGGCCACTGGGCCCACTACAAAGAAAATATGTATTTTACTAAAATCGATGACGAAGATTATGCTGTCAAACCGATGAACTGTCCTGGAGCTATTCTGGTCTACCGGTCCCAGCTCCATTCCTATCGGGATTTGCCCTTGCGCTATGGGGAAATGGGGCTGGTCCATCGCCATGAAAAATCGGGGGTATTACATGGCTTGATGCGGGTGCGCTGTTTTACCCAGGATGATGCCCATATCTTCATGTTGCCAGAGCAGATTAAGGACGAAATTCTGGGAGTAATCGAGTTAATCGACAAATTTTACTCCACTTTCGGCTTCGAATACAAAGTGGAATTGTCCACCCGACCGGAGGACTCCATGGGGTCAGATGAGATCTGGGAGCTGGCTACCAGTGCCCTGCGGGAGGCGCTGGAGGCCAGAGGGATGGAATACAAGGTCAATGAAGGGGATGGCGCCTTTTACGGACCTAAAATTGACTTCCACCTCAAGGATTGCCTGGGCCGGACCTGGCAGTGCGGTACCATTCAGCTGGACTTCCAGATGCCGGAGAAATTTGACCTGACCTATGTGGGTGAAGATGGGCAAAAACACAGGCCGGTAATGATTCACCGGGTGGTCTTTGGCTCTATCGAGCGTTTTATTGGCATTCTGACCGAACATTTTGCCGGGGCTTTCCCGGTGTGGCTGGCACCGGTTCAGGTTAAGCTGTTGACTGTAACCGACCGGGCCCGGGATTACGCCGTGAAACTGTATCAGCAGCTGCAGGGGGCTGGCATCCGGGTAGAGCTGGATGACCGCAATGAAAAGATTGGCTACAAAATCCGGGAGGCCCAGCTGGAGAAAGTCCCCTATATGCTGGTACTGGGGGACAGGGAAGTGGAAGCTGGTACCGTTGCCGTACGGCGTCGGGGCCAGGGAGATCTGGGCAGCATGACTCCGGAAGAACTGCAGGAAAGGGTCTTGCTGGAAATTCGGGAAAAAGCTCTTGACTAA
- the phnE gene encoding phosphonate ABC transporter, permease protein PhnE, producing MLKRMIRHLTLILFLLLLVSWSFSYTKFQPAAFREAGNLKNMQAFLLGLWPPDFSPEFLRTVGKLLLETLAISTAGTALAIMGAIPLTILATPPRGEELSRVAQGTLPWLLRWELYYLSRSLLNLCRAVPELLWALIFITAVGLGPFPGVLALATHSLGILGKLYAEILEATDQRLVDTVRATGASELAVLLYARIPVNLPVLLSYTLFRWECNMRAATVLGFVGAGGIGTQLTLSMQLFAYHEVATLVLIILLLVLGLDLLGQFIRNSLLNQPITCKDELE from the coding sequence ATGCTTAAGCGAATGATCCGCCATCTGACTCTGATCCTCTTTCTGCTGCTGCTGGTCAGCTGGAGTTTCAGCTATACTAAATTCCAGCCCGCTGCTTTCCGGGAAGCCGGTAACCTGAAGAACATGCAGGCCTTTCTGCTGGGCCTCTGGCCCCCGGATTTCAGCCCGGAATTTCTCAGAACTGTGGGCAAACTTCTGCTGGAAACCCTGGCTATTTCCACTGCCGGTACCGCCCTGGCAATCATGGGAGCCATTCCCCTGACTATCCTGGCTACCCCGCCCCGGGGTGAAGAGCTCTCCCGGGTCGCGCAGGGAACCCTGCCCTGGCTGCTGCGCTGGGAATTGTATTATCTCAGCCGCTCGCTTTTGAATCTCTGCCGGGCCGTCCCCGAGCTGCTCTGGGCCCTGATTTTTATCACAGCTGTCGGTCTGGGCCCTTTTCCCGGGGTGCTGGCCCTGGCCACCCACAGTCTGGGCATTCTGGGCAAGCTCTATGCCGAAATTCTTGAGGCGACTGACCAGCGGCTGGTGGATACTGTTCGGGCTACCGGCGCCTCTGAGCTGGCGGTGCTGCTTTATGCCCGCATTCCTGTGAATCTGCCGGTACTGCTCTCCTATACCCTCTTTCGCTGGGAATGCAACATGCGAGCTGCTACCGTCCTGGGTTTTGTGGGAGCCGGCGGGATCGGTACCCAGCTAACCCTCAGCATGCAGTTGTTTGCCTATCACGAAGTAGCTACTCTGGTGCTGATTATTCTCCTCCTGGTTCTGGGGCTGGATTTACTGGGACAATTTATCCGCAACAGCCTGCTAAACCAGCCAATCACCTGCAAAGACGAACTGGAATAG
- the phnD gene encoding phosphate/phosphite/phosphonate ABC transporter substrate-binding protein — MIRKALTLLIILVALLSAACSQQTATTSEKKEQPKVLRVGLIPNQAPEKIKAKYEPFRKYLEEKLGMPVELFVATNYAGVVEAMAADKLDMAYFGGLTYVQAKQKAKIHPIVTEIDSETKTTKYYSLIITPANSPIKTLQDLKGKTFAFGDINSTSGSLYPRIMLDRAWLKVPDDFANIIYTGKHDATALAVQNGKVDAGGLEGRILNKLIEDGKIDKNKIRILAKSDPIEGYPWCVQDSMDPQLEAKIVDAFLSIKDPELLKLLRAEGFARVKAEDYAYVEQEARRLGLLKQ; from the coding sequence GTGATCAGAAAAGCACTCACCCTGTTGATCATACTGGTGGCCTTGCTGTCCGCAGCTTGCAGCCAGCAAACAGCCACTACCAGTGAGAAGAAAGAGCAGCCCAAGGTATTACGGGTCGGCCTCATACCCAACCAGGCCCCGGAGAAAATTAAAGCCAAATATGAGCCTTTCCGCAAATATCTCGAGGAAAAGCTGGGCATGCCGGTAGAGCTGTTTGTTGCCACCAACTATGCCGGTGTAGTAGAAGCAATGGCTGCAGATAAACTGGATATGGCCTATTTCGGCGGTCTCACCTATGTACAGGCCAAACAAAAAGCGAAAATTCATCCTATCGTCACGGAGATTGACAGTGAAACCAAAACTACCAAATACTACAGCCTGATTATTACCCCGGCCAATAGCCCTATTAAAACCCTGCAGGATTTGAAAGGCAAAACCTTCGCCTTCGGGGATATTAACTCCACCTCCGGTTCCCTGTATCCACGGATTATGCTCGACCGGGCCTGGCTGAAGGTACCGGATGATTTCGCCAATATCATCTATACCGGCAAACATGATGCCACTGCTCTGGCTGTTCAGAATGGCAAAGTGGATGCCGGTGGCCTGGAGGGCCGAATTTTGAACAAGCTAATTGAAGATGGCAAAATCGACAAAAACAAAATCCGCATTCTGGCCAAATCTGACCCCATTGAAGGGTATCCCTGGTGTGTCCAGGACAGCATGGACCCTCAGCTGGAAGCAAAAATAGTGGACGCTTTTCTCAGCATCAAAGATCCGGAGTTGCTCAAGCTTTTACGGGCTGAAGGCTTTGCCAGGGTTAAAGCCGAAGACTACGCCTATGTAGAACAGGAAGCCAGACGACTGGGGTTGTTAAAACAATGA
- a CDS encoding potassium channel family protein, with amino-acid sequence MQQFAVIGLGRFGTAMAKTLTTMGHEVLAVDKDEDRVQEIRDFVTHAVEADVLDEAVLRELGLTNFDKVIVAIGADVQASILVTVMLKEMGVKKVIAKAQNELHGKVLARVGADQVVYPERDMAVRVAQNLVSCNVLDHIELSRDYSILEIIAPDDLVGKTLAQSNIRNKYKVNIMAIKRGEEIIVAPGGQTMIMNNDILVVIGDNKSLKKLRMEG; translated from the coding sequence ATGCAACAATTTGCCGTTATTGGTTTGGGGCGTTTCGGCACCGCAATGGCTAAGACACTGACGACTATGGGGCATGAGGTACTGGCGGTGGACAAGGATGAAGACCGGGTGCAGGAAATCCGCGATTTTGTTACCCATGCTGTGGAAGCGGACGTACTGGATGAAGCTGTCTTGCGGGAACTGGGCCTGACCAACTTCGACAAGGTTATCGTGGCGATCGGGGCCGATGTGCAGGCCAGCATTCTGGTTACTGTCATGCTGAAAGAAATGGGAGTAAAAAAAGTAATCGCCAAAGCCCAGAATGAACTGCATGGCAAGGTGCTGGCCAGGGTAGGAGCTGACCAGGTGGTATATCCGGAACGGGATATGGCCGTCAGGGTAGCGCAAAACCTGGTTTCCTGCAATGTGCTGGATCATATTGAACTTTCCCGGGATTACAGTATCCTGGAAATCATTGCCCCCGATGACCTGGTGGGGAAGACACTGGCGCAGTCCAATATTCGTAACAAGTACAAAGTTAACATCATGGCTATTAAGCGCGGGGAGGAAATCATCGTCGCTCCCGGCGGTCAGACCATGATTATGAATAATGATATCCTGGTAGTGATCGGAGATAACAAATCCCTGAAAAAACTGCGGATGGAGGGCTAA
- a CDS encoding phosphonate ABC transporter ATP-binding protein codes for MKPIIQVENVSKVYGNGTKALKEVSFSIKAGERVGILGASGSGKTTLFRLLNGSLLPTSGRVSVLGQDLAELSHRQLRQLRTRISLVYQNYNLIPGLSVAHNVYMGRLGSISPWQVMRSLGWLTVREREEIQAVLASVGLANKLEVKASELSGGQQQRVAIARTILARPEIILADEPIASVDVHTAHLLLNIFKELNEKQGITLVCNLHQVDFALTYCQRLLVLQKGQLIYDGPPEAFPGPGRWADA; via the coding sequence ATGAAGCCGATCATACAGGTAGAGAATGTCAGTAAGGTCTATGGCAATGGTACCAAGGCCCTCAAAGAAGTGTCTTTTTCAATCAAGGCGGGAGAACGGGTGGGAATTCTCGGGGCCAGCGGCTCAGGGAAAACCACCCTTTTCCGCCTTTTAAACGGCTCGCTTTTACCCACTTCCGGCAGGGTCTCGGTGCTGGGTCAGGACCTGGCAGAACTCAGCCACCGCCAGCTGCGCCAGCTCCGCACCCGCATCTCCCTGGTCTATCAAAACTATAATCTGATTCCGGGACTCAGTGTTGCCCACAATGTCTATATGGGCCGCCTGGGCAGTATCTCTCCCTGGCAGGTTATGCGCTCCCTCGGCTGGCTAACCGTTCGGGAACGGGAGGAGATCCAGGCAGTACTGGCCAGTGTCGGCCTGGCCAATAAACTGGAAGTGAAGGCCAGTGAACTTTCCGGAGGTCAGCAGCAACGGGTAGCTATTGCCCGTACCATCCTGGCCCGGCCGGAGATCATCCTGGCCGACGAGCCCATTGCCTCGGTGGATGTCCATACCGCCCATCTCCTGCTCAATATCTTTAAGGAACTGAATGAAAAACAGGGAATAACTTTAGTGTGCAATTTACACCAGGTGGATTTTGCTCTAACTTACTGTCAACGTTTACTGGTGCTACAGAAGGGGCAACTGATCTATGATGGCCCACCGGAGGCTTTCCCCGGACCGGGGAGGTGGGCTGATGCTTAA
- the rpmI gene encoding 50S ribosomal protein L35 — translation MPKMKTHRGAAKRFKKTGTGKFKRRRAFHSHILEKKAPARKRRLRTATVVDKTNERKLRVLLPY, via the coding sequence ATGCCGAAGATGAAAACCCACCGCGGTGCAGCTAAACGTTTCAAGAAAACCGGAACTGGAAAGTTCAAAAGAAGAAGAGCTTTCCACAGCCATATTCTGGAGAAGAAAGCTCCGGCTCGCAAGCGCCGTTTGCGCACTGCTACAGTAGTTGACAAAACCAATGAAAGAAAACTGCGGGTCTTGTTGCCCTACTAA
- a CDS encoding TrmH family RNA methyltransferase, with protein MIITSTANPEIKERARLLTARGRREQQAFLVEGVRLLEEVLKADYPVTKVYYTAAGIGKERGQALFRQLKERAIPCQEVSEGVLAKLSATETPQGLVAVVPVRQQDFALPRPGRGIILVLDGIQDPGNLGTIIRTAFAAGIREVWTTPDSCDLYNPKTVRATMGAIFHLPCRELTDSLAAVRAAAELGWWVTATALEGAVPYYRLDWRQPRLLLLGNEGRGLSPELLALARERVTIPMPGGAESLNVAVAAGILMYETIRQNSAV; from the coding sequence GTGATAATTACCTCCACAGCCAATCCGGAAATCAAGGAGCGGGCTCGCCTGCTGACAGCCAGAGGGCGCCGCGAACAGCAAGCTTTTCTGGTGGAAGGAGTGCGCTTGCTGGAAGAAGTCCTGAAAGCCGATTATCCGGTTACTAAAGTTTATTATACAGCTGCCGGGATTGGTAAAGAGCGGGGACAGGCCCTGTTTCGGCAGTTAAAGGAACGAGCCATTCCTTGCCAGGAGGTTAGTGAAGGGGTGCTGGCCAAACTCAGCGCCACTGAGACGCCGCAGGGTCTGGTGGCGGTGGTGCCGGTACGGCAGCAGGATTTTGCCCTCCCCCGGCCTGGGCGGGGAATAATACTGGTGCTGGATGGGATTCAGGATCCAGGTAATCTGGGGACCATCATTCGCACTGCCTTTGCCGCCGGTATCAGGGAGGTTTGGACCACCCCGGATAGCTGCGATCTGTATAATCCTAAAACGGTACGGGCCACCATGGGCGCCATCTTTCACCTGCCCTGCCGGGAGTTGACCGACAGCCTGGCCGCTGTTCGGGCAGCAGCAGAACTGGGCTGGTGGGTAACAGCTACTGCCCTGGAAGGAGCAGTGCCCTATTACCGGTTAGACTGGCGACAGCCCCGCTTGCTTTTGCTGGGCAATGAAGGCCGGGGGTTGAGTCCTGAATTGCTGGCTCTGGCCCGGGAGCGGGTAACCATTCCCATGCCGGGAGGGGCCGAATCCCTGAATGTGGCTGTGGCTGCCGGTATCCTGATGTATGAAACCATTCGTCAGAACTCCGCCGTTTAG
- a CDS encoding TrkH family potassium uptake protein, producing MRRIWTWLTAPARVLVIGFATVILLGAFLLTLPIATKNGQGLAFVDALFEATSAVCVTGLVVVDTATTFTLFGQIVLLSLIQIGGLGFMTMTAYIFVLLGRKIGLKERILIRESLNQWSLQGMVKLARYVLVTTIIIEGTGALLIAYFLHERLGWGQALWYGIFHGISAFCNAGFDLFGNFSSLTSEVGNWGLNLTVMALITLGGLGFAVIAEIHRGKHRKWKQLSLHSKMVFAISSALVIIGAVAVYFLEFSNPFTLRPLAWDTKILASLFQAVTPRTAGFNTLDLAHIRPTTVIILIMLMFIGASPGSTGGGIKTTTFGALAAAVWSVVRGKTEVEVFERRLGQEIIYRAMAITALAIGVVSLVSMILTVTEEADYLTVLFETVSAFGTVGLTLGLTPKLSLAGKLLITMTMFIGRLGPLTMFMALAQMEKPNLIRHPEEKILVG from the coding sequence ATGCGAAGGATTTGGACCTGGCTGACAGCTCCGGCCAGGGTACTGGTAATTGGTTTTGCAACTGTTATTTTGCTGGGTGCTTTCCTGCTTACCTTACCCATTGCCACTAAAAACGGGCAGGGCTTAGCTTTTGTGGATGCCCTGTTTGAAGCCACTTCAGCCGTTTGCGTAACTGGACTGGTAGTGGTGGATACAGCCACCACCTTTACCCTGTTTGGGCAGATTGTGTTGCTCAGCCTCATTCAAATAGGGGGACTGGGCTTTATGACCATGACCGCCTACATCTTTGTTTTGCTGGGGCGGAAAATTGGGTTAAAGGAACGGATCCTGATCAGGGAATCTCTGAACCAGTGGTCATTACAGGGGATGGTCAAGCTGGCCCGGTATGTGCTGGTTACCACAATTATCATTGAAGGCACAGGTGCCCTTTTGATTGCGTATTTTCTGCATGAGCGCCTGGGCTGGGGACAAGCTCTCTGGTATGGCATCTTTCATGGTATAAGCGCATTTTGCAATGCCGGGTTTGACCTGTTCGGCAATTTTTCCAGTCTTACCAGTGAAGTGGGTAACTGGGGCCTCAATCTGACGGTGATGGCTCTGATTACCCTGGGCGGTTTGGGCTTTGCTGTTATTGCTGAAATTCACCGGGGGAAACACCGGAAATGGAAACAGTTGTCCCTGCACAGTAAAATGGTTTTTGCTATATCTTCGGCTCTGGTGATCATTGGTGCGGTTGCCGTATATTTTCTGGAATTCAGTAACCCCTTTACTTTGCGGCCCCTGGCCTGGGATACCAAAATTCTGGCCAGTCTCTTTCAGGCAGTTACCCCGCGTACTGCCGGTTTTAATACCCTGGATCTGGCCCATATCCGTCCGACTACGGTTATCATCCTGATTATGCTGATGTTTATCGGGGCTTCCCCGGGGTCGACCGGGGGCGGGATCAAGACCACTACCTTCGGAGCCCTGGCTGCGGCAGTCTGGTCTGTGGTAAGGGGCAAAACGGAAGTGGAAGTGTTTGAACGCCGTTTGGGCCAGGAAATAATCTACCGGGCCATGGCCATCACTGCCCTGGCCATTGGTGTAGTCAGTTTGGTCAGCATGATTCTGACCGTCACAGAGGAAGCGGATTATCTTACTGTCCTGTTTGAGACAGTGTCTGCTTTCGGCACTGTGGGGTTAACCCTGGGGCTTACTCCTAAACTATCTCTGGCCGGGAAACTGCTGATCACCATGACTATGTTTATCGGGCGGCTGGGGCCCCTGACCATGTTTATGGCTCTGGCCCAGATGGAAAAGCCGAATCTGATCAGACATCCAGAAGAGAAGATTCTGGTGGGTTAA
- the infC gene encoding translation initiation factor IF-3, whose product MSKELRINEEIRVKEVRVVDENGEQLGIMPIKDALRIAAERNLDLVEVAPTAKPPVCRIMDYGKYRYEQSKREKEARKKQKVISVKEIKLRPSIEQHDFEVKANHVLRFLKDGDKVKATIMFRGREITHPELGQQLLERLADYVRDYAVVERAPKVEGRNMIMILAPKQHD is encoded by the coding sequence ATTAGCAAGGAATTGCGTATCAATGAGGAGATCCGGGTCAAGGAAGTCCGCGTAGTGGATGAAAACGGGGAACAGCTGGGCATCATGCCTATCAAGGATGCCCTGCGCATTGCGGCCGAGCGTAATCTCGACCTGGTGGAGGTGGCTCCTACTGCCAAACCGCCGGTGTGCCGGATTATGGATTACGGCAAATACCGTTATGAGCAGTCTAAACGGGAAAAGGAAGCCCGGAAAAAACAGAAAGTGATCAGTGTTAAGGAAATTAAGCTGCGTCCCAGTATTGAGCAGCATGATTTTGAAGTTAAAGCCAATCATGTCCTGCGCTTTCTGAAGGATGGCGACAAAGTCAAGGCCACCATCATGTTCCGGGGCCGGGAAATCACTCACCCCGAGCTGGGCCAACAGCTGCTGGAACGGCTGGCCGACTATGTCCGGGACTATGCCGTTGTGGAACGGGCCCCCAAAGTGGAAGGCAGGAATATGATAATGATTCTTGCACCAAAACAACACGACTAG